AAGGCCCTCTTATTCGCTTTAATGAGGCTTTCCTGGAATTCTTAAGACCCTTCCGGATCACCCCTAAGGCCTGCCATCCCTATCAACCTCACGAAAAAGGCAAGATCGAAAAAGGGGGGATTCATTACATCCGTCACAACTTCTGGCCTCTACGTTCCTTTACCGATCTGCTTGATGTCAATCGTCAGTTCTGGCACTGGTTAGATAACCAAGCCAATTGCCGACTCCATAGCACTACCGGTGAAAAACCGGGAACTCGCTTTAGACCCGACGCCCTTCAACCCCTGCCGGAGTTTACCCCCGACTGCCGGGAGACCCTTTCAGTCAAGGTCCACTCCGACTTCGCCATCCGTTTCGACAGCAACTTTTACTCCGTTCCTCCCTGGGCCATCGGTAAAACCGTTATCGTCAAGGCCGATGTAAAAACCGTCACCCTCTATCATCACGAAAAAACCCTGGCTACCCATACCCGCTGTTGGGAGAAAAAACAACGCCTGGAACTTCCGGCCCATCGGGAAGCCGCTTTTAAACGCCGGCCTCAGGAATGGCTGGCTGCGGAGGTCTCTTCTTTTATCTCCTAGGGGAAGAGGCCAAGGCCTTCCTGGAAGGGCTATCCCTCACTGGTCAGCCCATCAAAAAGAACCTGGCCAAACTCCTCGCCTTGAAGGACCGCTATGGAACCGCTTTATTGATCCAGGCTCTTAAGCGGGCCATGGTTCATCAGGCCTATGGCGCCCATTATGTGGAAAACATCCTCCATCAGGAAAAGTCCCCTAAACAAAATCATCCTCCGGTGCAACTCAAACGCCAGGACCTGAACCGTATCCGCCTGGAGGAGCCCCTCCTGGCCGAGTATGATGCTTATATCCTCAAACGAAAGGACTAATCATGTCTGACTTGGACACTCTTAAAGATAAACTTATCCAACTCCGTCTAAAAACCATGGCCCAACAACTGGACTCCGTCCTGGATCAGGCCGCTCAAAAAAATCTCAACCTGCCTGCCGCCTTGAACCGTCTGGCCGATTACGAACTGGAGGCCCGTCGTCAAACCGCTATCACTCTCCGTTATCGTCAATCTCTACTCAGCGACAAGTCGACTATCGACCAGTTCGACTTCCATCATCATAAGTCCCGGCTTGATCAGAAAACCCTCATCCTGAACTTATTCTCCCTCGATTTTATCACCAAGCATCAGGATATCATTCTCATCGGCAATCCCGGTACCGGTAAAACCTTCCTGGCCAAAGCCTTGGTCTTTGCTGCTTGTAATGCCAATATCAAGTGTCTCTTTTCCAATACCATGGATATGATCAATCATCTCATTGCCGCCGAGGCCGATCATTCTTTACTTAAAATGCTCCACTATTATCAATCTCCGGACCTCCTCGTATGTGACGAGTTGGGTTACCTATCCCTCGGTCCCCAGGGTTCACACCTTTTCTTCCAGGTCATCAGCCAAAGGCATACGGTTAAATCAACTCTGTTGACAACTAACTTGCCCTTTGCTGACTGGGGAAAGGTCTTCGATTCCACCCCGGTGGCCACGGCTATCGCTGACCGTCTTGTTCATAACTCCGAGGTCCTTATCCTGGGAGGGCCAAGCTATCGAAGAAAAAATAAAGCCTAACCTGTAAAATAATTTATGGCGGTAAACGTCCGGGGTGCACTCCATTCCTGGTGTTCCCCGTAGCGTCGTGGCTTGCTCTTAGGCCTGTCCCGTGTCGCTGAATACCGCTCTCATGACCCACTGGCCGGTTTCTTTTTCGGTAACTTTGGCTGGTTTCTTAACCGGCGATAATACAAAGAGAGTAGTTATCAAAATTAAAAGAGATAGTGTGGATCAAGCCCGTTTTATTGTACCTGGGATCGGTGGGTTGCATTTCATTCCACCCACCCTACGGGAACTAAGAGTTATTGGAAATCATGATGAAGTTTTAAAGAACCCTTAGCATTTCTCCATCCCAATCCCGAAGGCGGGGTAAAAGAGAAAG
The sequence above is drawn from the Deltaproteobacteria bacterium genome and encodes:
- a CDS encoding IS21 family transposase, translating into MIDRRTIFEIHHLAHEGYGLRKIARTLRLSRDSVKRYLDNPNPPRPVTVRTSKLDPFKNEIQKYLEQDPSVSGAVLYQRLKPQGYTGGRSILGEYLQQIRPKKKRAYIRFESSPGEQFQIDWGHFDSLTYGQTPRKLYCLAVIEAHSRMLYGEFTHSQKQETLHQGLLNAFRFFQGTPKEIVTDNMLTAVIEREGPLIRFNEAFLEFLRPFRITPKACHPYQPHEKGKIEKGGIHYIRHNFWPLRSFTDLLDVNRQFWHWLDNQANCRLHSTTGEKPGTRFRPDALQPLPEFTPDCRETLSVKVHSDFAIRFDSNFYSVPPWAIGKTVIVKADVKTVTLYHHEKTLATHTRCWEKKQRLELPAHREAAFKRRPQEWLAAEVSSFIS
- a CDS encoding ATP-binding protein; protein product: MSDLDTLKDKLIQLRLKTMAQQLDSVLDQAAQKNLNLPAALNRLADYELEARRQTAITLRYRQSLLSDKSTIDQFDFHHHKSRLDQKTLILNLFSLDFITKHQDIILIGNPGTGKTFLAKALVFAACNANIKCLFSNTMDMINHLIAAEADHSLLKMLHYYQSPDLLVCDELGYLSLGPQGSHLFFQVISQRHTVKSTLLTTNLPFADWGKVFDSTPVATAIADRLVHNSEVLILGGPSYRRKNKA